The following proteins are encoded in a genomic region of Reichenbachiella sp.:
- a CDS encoding ABC transporter permease, with translation MIISLAWRNVWRNKTRSAAVILALTVGLFGALFIASMSNGMVDKWIKSTIENEISDIQIHHAEYLIMEELELTMDENELKGVLRNNDQVKSFTSRIKTEAMAMTANNSAQITLYGIDPNQEKQVTEVYNLLIEGQYLETESRFKPIIISERLAEKLKVRLKSKIIFTLADKTGNMVYENFKVNGIFDTNSTMFDDRNVFVRKSDLRKILKLNEGQVHEMAIRVTNQENLSSTVAVLQHTFPDYKTEDWKEINPTLSMSGSLMQMFNYILVGIVLIALIFGIINTMLMVILERTKEIGMLRSLGMRKKKIAQMITLETIFLCLVGGIMGNLLALVSIEYFGRVGMHFESFKEGMEQFGMSAIVYPTLDYSFYAIITGMVVCTAVFSSIFPIIRAFKLNPALAIRD, from the coding sequence ATGATTATATCACTCGCTTGGCGCAATGTATGGAGAAATAAAACGCGCAGTGCTGCGGTGATTTTGGCACTTACCGTAGGTTTGTTTGGCGCTTTGTTTATCGCAAGCATGTCCAACGGTATGGTGGATAAATGGATCAAGAGCACGATTGAGAATGAGATATCGGATATTCAAATTCATCATGCCGAATATCTCATTATGGAGGAGCTGGAATTAACCATGGATGAGAACGAACTGAAGGGTGTTCTTCGGAACAATGATCAAGTGAAGTCATTTACCTCTAGGATAAAAACAGAAGCGATGGCGATGACCGCCAATAATAGCGCTCAAATTACACTATATGGCATAGATCCTAATCAGGAAAAACAAGTAACTGAAGTGTATAATCTATTGATTGAGGGGCAATATTTAGAAACCGAATCTCGATTTAAACCCATCATCATATCTGAGCGATTAGCAGAAAAACTAAAAGTTAGGTTGAAATCGAAAATCATATTTACACTGGCGGACAAGACAGGAAATATGGTGTATGAAAATTTTAAAGTAAATGGAATTTTTGATACAAACAGTACCATGTTTGATGACCGCAATGTATTTGTTAGAAAAAGTGATCTGCGAAAGATTCTGAAACTTAACGAGGGTCAGGTGCATGAAATGGCCATTCGCGTTACCAATCAGGAAAACTTATCGAGCACCGTGGCTGTATTGCAGCACACGTTCCCTGATTACAAAACGGAGGATTGGAAGGAAATCAATCCTACGCTAAGTATGAGCGGATCTTTAATGCAGATGTTTAATTATATCCTTGTAGGAATCGTGCTTATTGCTTTGATCTTCGGAATTATCAATACTATGCTGATGGTAATTTTAGAACGGACCAAGGAAATTGGTATGCTCAGATCTCTAGGCATGCGAAAGAAGAAAATTGCTCAAATGATTACGTTAGAAACTATCTTTCTATGTTTGGTAGGGGGAATAATGGGTAATCTTTTGGCGCTCGTTTCCATTGAGTACTTTGGTCGCGTAGGGATGCATTTTGAAAGTTTCAAAGAAGGCATGGAACAATTCGGTATGTCGGCCATTGTCTATCCTACACTAGACTATAGTTTCTATGCAATCATTACAGGCATGGTAGTTTGCACCGCTGTTTTTTCATCCATTTTTCCAATTATTAGGGCTTTTAAGTTAAATCCCGCATTAGCCATAAGAGATTAA
- a CDS encoding ABC transporter ATP-binding protein, with the protein MSVIQTTDVTKVYNPDTVPVHAVNGISLAFEKGEFSAIVGPSGCGKTTFLNLLGGLEIPTRGSVHVDGQDISQLSSTELTDFRLHNIGFVFQAYNLIPVMSAYENVAFIMELQQFPQKSIEERVMELLEAMEIADKAHQRPNQLSGGQQQRVAVARALASRPKFILADEPTANLDSKATANLLDLMFKMNEREETTFIFSTHDDRVMKRAKRLIKLEDGKIADETK; encoded by the coding sequence ATGAGTGTTATTCAGACCACAGACGTAACGAAAGTTTATAACCCCGATACAGTGCCAGTTCATGCGGTGAATGGTATTTCACTTGCTTTTGAGAAGGGAGAGTTCTCTGCCATTGTTGGACCCTCTGGTTGTGGAAAAACGACATTTTTGAATCTATTAGGCGGACTGGAAATACCAACTAGGGGTTCGGTACATGTGGATGGTCAGGACATTTCTCAGCTCAGTAGTACAGAATTGACGGATTTTAGACTGCACAATATTGGCTTTGTATTTCAAGCTTATAACCTGATACCTGTAATGAGTGCCTATGAGAATGTGGCCTTCATTATGGAATTGCAACAGTTTCCTCAGAAAAGCATTGAGGAGCGAGTGATGGAGCTTTTGGAAGCCATGGAGATCGCAGACAAGGCTCATCAGAGACCGAATCAGTTGTCAGGTGGACAGCAGCAACGAGTGGCTGTGGCCAGAGCTTTGGCGTCTAGGCCAAAGTTCATATTAGCGGATGAACCGACAGCCAATCTGGATAGTAAGGCAACCGCGAACCTTTTGGACTTGATGTTTAAAATGAATGAAAGGGAAGAAACGACCTTTATTTTTTCAACTCATGATGATCGGGTAATGAAACGAGCCAAACGATTGATCAAATTGGAGGATGGGAAGATAGCCGATGAAACGAAGTAA